Genomic segment of Hydra vulgaris chromosome 11, alternate assembly HydraT2T_AEP:
CCTTTACACTTACAGACGTTTGTACATAACACTTTATGAGTAGATTTTATACATTTTCATATTACATATTGCTTTTTACATTTCTGAATTACAtcttttactaataaaaaagttcatttaaattgtagttgaatttaaatataatttttatgcttgtgctttctttttcttttttttcaaaagaaaattgtggtttttatattttaaatataaatttcaataaaataatgaaacgCTATGCAATATTGTTGCGCTTATTTCGAGTACCTGTTTGAAAAATGTTGATAAATTATAATcggtataaaaatttataaactgtttGATTTTCGAAGAGGAGTAGCTCAGTAGTTTAATGCGTTGTCCTTAGTACTTACGTCACTTTAgcataattacattttttaattttttttaatcttgccGTATATATTtgtagcaatatatatatatatatatatatatatatatatatatatatatatatatatatatatatatatatatatatattttattttataaatctttatttaaaattgattagcATTACAAGTAATGAATTGTACAATTTTATCTGTCCTTTAATATTAATAGTTTGTTAAGAATACAGGGGAGGAACATATTATTTATGCATTGAAAAGGCAGTAGAGCTTCCAATATTGCTTGGGAGGTAGAGGTCACTGACGCCATCACGAAGGGTACGGaggtatttttgaataaaagttttttgctaaGTAGTAGTTTTTGCGGTGTTAAGAGCACACGGGAATCTATTAGGGTTTCTGCTGTTGGTTTGAGTTAATTTGGTGGTTATAGGATGGCATGGGTCTGCAAGGATCTTTTTGAGTTTATTAATATAGATCCTGTCAAGTAACTCTTCaatgtcaaaaataatattgaagctGCTTGAATTGGTTACATCAATTCCAATAATTTGCAGggcatttttatgaaaatgttgGATTTCTCTTTTTGCAGCAGCACTGCACGAAGTGAGAATAGGAGAACTATATATCAAGTGGCTAATAGCGTAAGATCGGTAGACCTGTAAAAGGTTTGGCTGAGTGTGTCCAATTTGCTTAAGACGTTTGAGCAGATATGGTactgattttatattgttgtgaACTCTTGTCCATTGTTCATCCCAATCAATAATCTCATTGAGCATGATTCCAAGATATTTGTGGCTGCTGACTATTTCAAGTTCATTATTATTGAGTACAATGGATGGTAAAGCTTAAATTCCGGAGCATCTGGGAATAATTCTTATGATTTTACATTTCGGGCCATTAAATTTCATTCCGTTTACCTAAGACCAAAGAGCGCCATCAACAATGGATTGAGGCAGGTTGGTAGGAactttatcattaattatataGGTCAGTATGTCATCAGCATATTTTTCGAGGATGGTTTCAGGTGGAAGATTGACGTTAATGTCGGAAATAAATAGAATGAACAGGATTGGACCTAGAACACTACCCTGAAGTACACCTGCTTTGATACATTTCCAGTCAGTGGTGTgatcatttgttttaattctttgttGACGGTTAGATAGGTAAGCTGCGATCCAAGAGGTGAGCCAGCTAGGTAGAATGTTCACTAACTTTAACAGTAACTTGTCATGACTGACAAGATCAAAAGCTTTTTAGAAATCAAAGAATATTGCATAAATTGATTTGTTGTTATCTTTCGCATGACTCCAGTCCTCTATAATTTGAATGACAGCATCTAAGGGTAAAAATGGGGGTAGTAGGCGGGTTTGCCTCTCGGTTAATGAAGCATGAGAGGCTGGGTTGTTTCTTGCCAGTCCAAACACTttgaaaataatcatttaattgGTTTGCTAGTGTCTCAGAGATAGGGGTTGTGCTTTGACCTTTATCAGCAAGACTGGTTTCACGCCAAAAATCTGTTTTTCCGGTAATGAAACGCCTGTTATAGATTGTGCAACGAGTTATGGCTCAATGAGTTTATGGTTCAATGAGTTGTGCAAGTTGATAAGATGCATTGCGCTGTTCACTTTTAGACCAAACCGGGATATAGGCACATATAACTAGGCAAGAAGAGTATCATCGGGGGAGTAATTTTGGGTACACACGAGCGATTGTTAGTTCGATTTCTTGTTTAGGCACCAAgttaaaagagtagtctgtagttaattttattttttctattttatctgagtattttttgtttatgaatatAACAGCACCACCACCCATGCGATCTTGACGTTCAGTGCTTATGCAAGTGTAATTATTATTGATTTGAGAAAGTATAGTTTGCTTACCGCTGGGGTTAAGCCAGGTTTCAGTTAAACAGGCAATGTCAATGTTGGTATCTATgagaaattgattaaaaatctcAATTTTGTTACAGAGTGAGGCATACTAGTGGTTCTGATGGTTGGTAAGCGATTGGTGTTGAGATTAATACTAGTTAGTTGGGGTGGAGCGAGAAGTAAGGGCACTACGGATCTTGATGATTGCTCCATCGCGAATGCCCCAGTGAAAGGGTGCATCAGGATTATCATTACGTAGTTTATCATTACGAATGTAATGATAAACTACGTAATGATGGTCTTTGCGTAATGCGGTCTTTGCGTAGCTGGTACTCAAGTTCTTTTTCAGCAGGAGACAAGTCGGGACTCTGTAAGTCTTGAAATTCTCATGTGTAGCGAGTTTGCGAGAGTTTATCAGAGCTAATTTTGTGTTAGTAATGTTCTTGAATTCTACAACAATAGGCCGACAATTTGATGCTTTTTTTGTGTTAAGACGCTTTGAGAAACTAACATCATCATTGGTTAGGCCTATAACGTTTAGGATCTCTGTGATGCAGGGTAACGCTGATGGTGGTGTTTGGGTGACATTTTCTATGGACACTGGTTCTGGGacactaaatattattatattcttttcACGTTTAGCTGCTTGCTTTAGTTCGACAAGGACTTGACCAATTTGTGGCGATGAGTTTGGCTCGTTTCTGACAATATTACTCCAGGATGGCTGGTGTGGGCTTGATTGGGTGGTTGGTTGAGAGTTAATTTTGGTTTCAATAATTGCTAATTTTTgttcaagtatttttatttggttggcTTGCAGGTTGATAGTAACTTTCTGTTCTGAAATGATGTTAAGGAGCTCCATTATTCAGATATCGAGGTGTGCGATAGACGGTGCTATGTTTTTAATGGCTGAGTAaccatttttatcaattttattaacaataataccTTGCACAAGATGAAGGAATGTTAAATTAtgtgttttctttatattactGTGATGGTGGGAGGGCTACCACCCTGaataacagtggattacctcccagttgagaaatatttaatatattttttaccttattacacagggacttattaacacaaatactGTAAAAagtttagatgtgtttttttccgtgtgtatatatatatatatatatatatatatatatatatatatatatatatatatatatatatatatatatatatatatatatattagggttgttcttcgtaaaaaaaacttcaaacattttttttacttgcggAAGTAAAAATTTGGCACTTTTACCTGCGGAAGCACATGCGCAAATTCACCTTTTGTAGCGCATTatacgaaaaaaaaatcaataataataattccgtatatatatatatatatatatatattatatatatatatatatatatatatatatatatatatatatatatatatatatatatatatatatatatatatatatatatatatatatatatatatatgtataccaGATATGTTTATgattatgtatgtgtgtgtgtgtgtgtgtgtgtgtgtgtgtgtgtgtgtgtgtgtatgggGGTCGTCcgtaaagtacgtacgcttttttttcTCCCATCAGcggatttctttaaaaaaataacaggtCGATAATCCagctaataaatttaacaatacgATTTATCTAAATTATTTGTGTCGTTTCTGTCAAAAGtagtattttttagtttaaggaTTTGGATATTAGTAATTTGTGTTAAACATCGTCCCGcatttatatatcataaaatcttttttctattcaaaatgGCGTcctctaaagtaaaaaaaagtataaataatcaaaactgAGTTGAGGTGCAAAATGAAATGAAACTTCCGAAATACTAATCGATGAAAATTGAAATAGACTCAGTAGTCGAAAAAAATGGTGGGAATTGTCTGGTTTTAATTAGATCGATTTTGATGGCtgtttaaaagaaattggtACTGTAATGCCCTCCAAACTGATCAGAAGTAGAAGCAGGGCTGCCCACAGGATTTTCTGATGTTTCAGATATGACACTTTCAAGTGTTGGGCTAattccaaacttaagtatgttcaaGCTATGACAAATGAGGAGGCTTTGCGAAAAATCGCAATGATGAAGGCCTGGGaacaaaatacttaaaaattttggcCCCCTCGCTCTAAGGTGAGGGCAGTTATGaagtaaaattttcaactttactattctatactaaatttaaattcatcacatgtttaaaatttcattcaaaTAAATTGTAGATTACAAAAGTTATTACCATGCAAACTTTTCGACCCCTCCAAAATCAAAgagttgtaaatttttatcGTATTGCAATCTCCTccatcattgcaattttttgcaaaatttctttatttggcATATGGATgtacatacttaagtttggagttagCACAATAGGTGAAAGTGTCATATCTGAAATGTCAAAAATTCCTGTGGGCGGCCCTGGTTAGAAAATATACTGCTAAAGATTTTGATGTTGGTACTCCTGTTCAATATTTTGTCAACAAAGACTTTAATAATTCCTGAATGGTCAAAAAACCCGGCTATTTTTATACCCACGTAACCTTTTAGAAGGTTTTGtggtataaaaattgttatattagtttgtttgtataaaaatatggAAGATTAAGGTAATTACTTTTGCATGTGAGAGaactttttctgtttattttgaaaattaacaaataaattttgatatatgataaaactaaataaaaatataacacaatCTCTAAGAATTAATTGTATTCATTTTGAGATTCTTTTTCTCTTAAACGGGTTAAATGATCTGATttcataatatgtttttattaaaatttgtggCTATCAAAATAACCGTTTTCACAAAACTCAATTTAAGTTACTCCTTGTGCTTTAGTCATAGTTGTGCTTCAACATAGAAGTTTACCAGGACTACGTAGTCCTAGTGGGTTtctatgttaaaattatttccaaggTCAAAAACTTGGGATAAGAGTCGTATTGTACGTACCCATTTTTTTGCTACAATATCTTGCTATTGGTTTTTTCATTACCCTTCAAAATAGCTGGAGTTATGAAACTTTCAGCAGTTGTATAGTCCCAATGACGTTGGGATGTtccatattaaaatattttctaggGCCAACGACACGGGGACAAGTGCCCTTCCCACCTTACTaccctaacttttttttttataaaggaaaacattttttaaaaaaactttgaaaaggttgtctttaaaaattttttaatttacttgttGTTATTGAGGTAATAAAGCAAAAGCTCATATAACAGaacacctaaaaaattaaaaaaagtgaaactgactaaacataaaatcattctatttgaaaacaaacaaaGCTGTTTTAAGCAATTTAATATGGGATCGTCCATATAATATGTATGCTCGGATGGGGGAGAGGGATCTGTAAATGGCGTATATGAGATAGGCAGCAGAGGGTCAATTATGAAAGTAAGGAgacactaaattttaaaaaatatcataaaatattggGTATGtagattaaaaactttttaggtaCTTTAGGGAAAAGGTATCTTTTTAGATACTCTAAGGGAGCTTTTTAGGTACCTTTGGTTTAGGTACTTTTAGGGGGaaaaaacaaactcaaaaaGCGTATAGCAAAATgcagagggggggggggggaggttcGAAATAAAATTGTCCGTACTTTTTGCGCAACccctatatatttattttttagcattgattacttaaattaggtttttttggATTTCAACAAAGCCATTGTTTCCCAACTACgcaattatatttgtataaaatcaATTCTTTTGTTCCAATAACTTACTAAGTCAGGCACTAATTTAACTACTCTCTAACAACTTTAGGTAAGTAATGAATATAGAGAAAGGAACAGGGGAAAAACTGTCTTTGAGTTAAACTAACAACAAGTTTACAGTAAAAATTAGTTCAATAAtggtctctttttttttaatcgatttgTTCAAAACACATCAACTTTTGCAATAAACTTGTATAGCTACTTTTGGAACGTTTAAGAACGTTCCAGAAAATTCTGGAAGTTTCTTGAACGATCTAGAGTGTTTAAGAGAATTGTAGAAACATCTGGATAACTCTAGCAGTTCAGAAATATTTTAGGAGGAAACTCGGCATTGAAAGCAAATTGAGAATTTTCTCGAAAACACGcgactttttaaatttcattgtccCGGTCACAAAAGCAAAGTTTTTCTGGAATAACAGCAATTTTCTTTCTGTTCTAGACCTAATGGGTTAGGAAAACACACTTTCAACCCAGGAACAGAACAAAAGTGAAAACTTGTTGCTTAGTGTAATTTTATCTTTACGTCATATTGTAATATATCTTGTTTTTCTTTAACCCTTTTCGTCAATCTGATGTTTTAATTGTTATCAACactttttaagtcattttttcagtcaatattctcaaaattatttatttgaaaaattattgggggagggggagggCAGGATAGGAATGCAAATGCCTCTGCTGCCCGCTTCCCCGGTTGTTACgggtttgtatatatatatatatatatatatatatatatatatatatatatatatatatatatatatatatatatatatatatatatatatatatatatatatatatatatatatatgtatatatatatatatatataaatatatatatatatacattttttttttattcatataaatcaattatataaatataggtTATTATAGGTTATTCTGTTTTCTGAGTCAGTTTTCTATGAGTCTCTatgtaattgtttatatttttggtaTTATCTTGTGATTTATGTACtatcttgaaattttattaaaaaattaacagaatggcataaaatataataaaaataagcaaaaagtaaaaataataaaaataatactataatgaaataaaaagtataaataaaagtcaaatgCTCTTGTaaggaaaaaatgaaaaaatgattaaaattctAATTCAAGGGTTTATAAGTAGCAATGAGCAGCCGTTTCTACATTcttagtttaattacaaaaattttaattccaaTGTTATtgaagaagttttttttgttaaccttTTAGAacgaatgtttttattaatgtgCATAAGAAGGCATCCGCTATGTTAAGAAATATCAAGTCGATAGAGGCTTTTAAAACCtgaatacaaacattaattaattggAAAGGAGTCATTTTTACCTTAAACAATTACATCAACagtattatttataaaggtAATAATACCTGAAAGTGTTAACATTGTTGGCATAATTGGCCGATATTTTATCCAAATCAGAACCAAGACTAAAATCTTCATTGATATTTAATATGGGATCTGATGATGTCTTAATAAATATCAATGAAGATTTTTGTCCTATTAGgatttaaaaattaaggaaACAAGATCTTTTAATTTTGCCAAAGCAGTTTCAGACAAATTGCTTGTGGAATAATTCGATTCAATATAATCTCCGCATATTAAAGCTTCAGGCAACCAATAAAgttaagactttttaaaaaatagatacaaGCAAATAAACGGTTGGCTAAAGACTTAATAAACTGTAAATtatatgagtcaggaaaacataaaaattaaaaagaataccTGAGCGctaatgttaaaagaaaaaaacaagtaaaatttaaagttttttgagcaagaaaaaacattaaaacttaaaagaaagCGAGTTAGTTGACTAGCGAGTCAAacgagatttttttttgatatttggaaaaaaaagaatagctTTATCTGAGCTGTGAAACCtacaaagtaaatattttctttttttttatattttaaagggaaatattttttttaattaaaaaagtatttcatattttattttccgCATTTGAGTGGAAGTTTCctattcaagtattttttttttttttttagtacataATTTTCCTTACTAGTTAGGACTATTGCTGCTATTTAGACTTGTTATTAAAGATATTGCAACATAAACTACATTTTTGggaataatatttataaattaaaaaaaacaactaccaATTGacaatttagtttttgcttaagatattaaaaaattgttctcTTGAGACTTTATAAGAATTACTTACTggtataataaagtaaatactaAAAGTATAGTAAAAACATATGTGTTTTATAACAATAGGAACTTCATaacattttattacatttattactCCTGTTATTTGAAATTGTGTCTTTTGGgaatttatttgaaaagaaatacTTAACTGACTTTAACTATTTGTTAAGTTAGTCAGCCAACTGTGACAATTCcgtattttttaagtatataaatacttcagttttttttaatcggTATTAAACATTAGACTTGCATAAGATAACTATATACTTAGaactattttgtttaacaataagATTTTCGCAATCATGTTTATgaagattattttaattttctccGCTATTCTTGGAGCTACTGCTGATGAGTTTTCAGAGTTTGAAGACCAAAACGAATCTAGCGACACCATTTCATCTAATGTTGAAAACGAAAACCAATTCGAGACTGAGAATGATTACTTTCCTAAAAGTGAATACAAACCAAAAAAGATTCTTTGCTTAGGTAAGCCACTAATTATGAACTAGTATTAAgttacaaattataatttttttcataagtttttttctatttttagtttacaatttatGTAAAACGTCTTTTAATCATTTAGGTGTCG
This window contains:
- the LOC100200672 gene encoding periculin 3 precursor (The RefSeq protein has 13 substitutions compared to this genomic sequence) produces the protein MFMKIILIFSVILAATADEFLEFEDQYESSDTIPSNFDNENQFETKIDYFPKSEYKPKKIFCLGVDVTKKCLERADGNYAIDSKTKPGYVACVDMNPICMPCPYGMVFCDKTGNKGLGQCLRQCPPRSY